A single window of Pieris napi chromosome 8, ilPieNapi1.2, whole genome shotgun sequence DNA harbors:
- the LOC125051832 gene encoding general odorant-binding protein 72-like — translation MFVQKILFFLVLVSVPLIFAMTRQQLKNSGKLMKKSCIPKNSVTEDQVGQIEQGKFIEERNVMCYVACIYTMTQVIKNNKLSYDAVIKQIDTMFPVEMRDAVKASAAHCKDISKKYKDICEIAYWTAKCMYDYDPKNFIFP, via the exons AtgtttgtacaaaaaatattgttttttttagttttagtttctGTGCCCTTGATCTTTGCG atgACCCGACAACAATTGAAAAACTCCGGGAAATTGAtgaaaaaaagttgtataCCCAAAAATTCTGTGACAGAAG ATCAAGTCGGTCAAATAGAGCAAGGGAAATTTATTGAAGAACGAAATGTGATGTGTTACGTGGCTTGCATCTACACTATGACTCAGGTG attaaaaacaataagcTTTCATATGACGCTGTGATCAAACAAATCGATACTATGTTTCCGGTGGAAATGAGAGATGCCGTAAAAGCTTCCGCTGCTCATTGTAAAGACATta GTAAAAAGTATAAGGATATATGCGAAATTGCCTATTGGACGGCTAAATGTATGTACGATTACGATCcaaagaactttatttttcCATGA
- the LOC125051829 gene encoding general odorant-binding protein 72-like isoform X2, giving the protein MFTMTMKQLKSTGKMMRKTCQPKNNAEDEQIEAISRGEFREEKEVMCYIACIMKMANAIKNGKLNYESAMKQADLLLPEEIKEPTKAAITACRKVADSYKDICEASFHVTKCIYKENPDVFFFP; this is encoded by the exons ATGTTTACG ATGACGATGAAACAACTGAAATCGACGGGGAAAATGATGAGAAAAACCTGTCAGCCGAAAAATAATGCTGAGGATG AACAAATAGAGGCAATATCAAGAGGCGAATTCAGGGAAGAAAAGGAAGTGATGTGCTATATTGCCtgtattatgaaaatggctAATGCG ATTAAGAATGGCAAATTAAACTATGAATCAGCTATGAAACAAGCAGATTTACTACTTCCAGAAGAAATAAAAGAACCTACAAAAGCAGCCATCACTGCATGTAGGAAAGTAG ctgACTCATACAAAGATATATGTGAAGCTTCGTTCCACGTTACAAAATGCATTTATAAGGAAAATCCGGATGTGTTTTTCTTCCCTTAA
- the LOC125051829 gene encoding general odorant-binding protein 72-like isoform X1, translating into MCVINQLSPVHISSHQSRTILVYAMSVSFVVLIVVIVLALCDAMTMKQLKSTGKMMRKTCQPKNNAEDEQIEAISRGEFREEKEVMCYIACIMKMANAIKNGKLNYESAMKQADLLLPEEIKEPTKAAITACRKVADSYKDICEASFHVTKCIYKENPDVFFFP; encoded by the exons ATGTGTGTTATTAATCAATTATCACCTGTTCATATAAGTTCACACCAATCTAGAACTATCCTAGTTTATGCCATGTCAGTTTCATTTGTTGTCCTCATAGTCGTTATAGTTCTAGCTTTGTGTGATGCA ATGACGATGAAACAACTGAAATCGACGGGGAAAATGATGAGAAAAACCTGTCAGCCGAAAAATAATGCTGAGGATG AACAAATAGAGGCAATATCAAGAGGCGAATTCAGGGAAGAAAAGGAAGTGATGTGCTATATTGCCtgtattatgaaaatggctAATGCG ATTAAGAATGGCAAATTAAACTATGAATCAGCTATGAAACAAGCAGATTTACTACTTCCAGAAGAAATAAAAGAACCTACAAAAGCAGCCATCACTGCATGTAGGAAAGTAG ctgACTCATACAAAGATATATGTGAAGCTTCGTTCCACGTTACAAAATGCATTTATAAGGAAAATCCGGATGTGTTTTTCTTCCCTTAA
- the LOC125051829 gene encoding general odorant-binding protein 72-like isoform X3, whose amino-acid sequence MTMKQLKSTGKMMRKTCQPKNNAEDEQIEAISRGEFREEKEVMCYIACIMKMANAIKNGKLNYESAMKQADLLLPEEIKEPTKAAITACRKVADSYKDICEASFHVTKCIYKENPDVFFFP is encoded by the exons ATGACGATGAAACAACTGAAATCGACGGGGAAAATGATGAGAAAAACCTGTCAGCCGAAAAATAATGCTGAGGATG AACAAATAGAGGCAATATCAAGAGGCGAATTCAGGGAAGAAAAGGAAGTGATGTGCTATATTGCCtgtattatgaaaatggctAATGCG ATTAAGAATGGCAAATTAAACTATGAATCAGCTATGAAACAAGCAGATTTACTACTTCCAGAAGAAATAAAAGAACCTACAAAAGCAGCCATCACTGCATGTAGGAAAGTAG ctgACTCATACAAAGATATATGTGAAGCTTCGTTCCACGTTACAAAATGCATTTATAAGGAAAATCCGGATGTGTTTTTCTTCCCTTAA
- the LOC125051831 gene encoding uncharacterized protein LOC125051831, producing the protein MNMIYVLLCVCFAGAAFGSEADVKAWFLEKAIECSQKHAVNSEEMKMLSNHKFPESDTSKCLLACVFKKAEWIDENGMFNEDNAYKLSLKEYPDDKEKLANAKKLFGLCKTVNDANVGDGNKGCERASLLASCLVKNAGQSGFLIQ; encoded by the exons ATGAATATGATTTATGTATTGTTGTGCGTGTGTTTTGCGGGGGCTGCTTTT GGATCCGAAGCAGATGTAAAAGCATGGTTCTTGGAAAAGGCGATTGAGTGCAGTCAGAAACATGCGGTCAACAGTGAAGAGATGAAAATGCTCAGCAACCATAAATTCCCAGAGAGCGATACCTCTAAGTGTCTTTTGGCGTGTGTCTTCAAAAAAGCTGAATGG ATTGATGAAAATGGCATGTTCAATGAAGACAATGCTTACAAACTATCATTAAAAGAGTATCCAGATGATAAAGAAAAACTAGCAAATGCTAAGAAACTATTTGGATTGTGCAAGACag TCAACGATGCAAATGTCGGAGACGGTAACAAAGGGTGTGAACGAGCTTCACTACTTGCTTCATGTTTAGTCAAAAACGCCGGacag AGCGGATTTCTTATTCAGTAA